In Desulfurococcaceae archaeon MEX13E-LK6-19, the genomic window GATCGTCAACAGGAACTATTTTACGTAAAATAAAGACTATGTAGTCGCCTTTAAGTAATCTACGTGAAAACGTCATTGAATCTATTACTATCTCAGAGCCATTATCCTCTAGCATATCCAGTAAATTTGTTCCAAGAATACTTGGAATAGAGATGACTATAGCACGGCCGTTACTATTTTTCCGGCTTTTCCATTCAGGTGGATAGTATATTTTCTCGTTGATACGTTTGTCAACAATATTGATATCAGCATGTAGTATAGTGATTTCTTTAAAGAAACTAGCTATGGACATCGTTCCCGGCCAGTTCGATTCAGGCATCACCACATTCTTTTTGTTTATTCTCGAGAATACGGTATAATATGCATGAAACGGTGTTTTAAGCAGTACACAATTCTTTAATCCTGTTTTATCTTCGAAAAAACCTTCTATGTCAGCTCTCCTACAATGTTTTTGTGTATTATAGCTTGGTTTCCGTATAGTAAAACACTCTTCATCGACAAAACGTGTTAGTTCGAAATTAATTTTCTGTATTTCTTCCTGGGAAGCATATCTTTTTAGAAGATTATATAAAAACGAGAAATCATGTACAATCGCTATAGTTTTTGACCGCTCGGCTCTTACTGAATGTTTTTTGTATAACTCTATTCTTTTTCCTTCTAGAATGATAAACGGTCCTGGTAAATGCTTTATGTTTATGGTATCTCCGTTAAATACAAGCACTACATATCGGTAACTCTTCTTCCATGGAAAACGAGCGAGAACAATGGTTTTTTCTAAATTATTTGTCTTACCTAATAGTTGTATTAAATCATCAAGATCTTTATAATCGGTAACTATGGCTATTTCATGAAACTTGTTAAGGATAAAGAGTAACTTGTTTTTGGCATCAATATTTCTTGTCAAAAATATTATTGGATAAAGGGGTTCCTCATGAGAGAATATATTATCTTCATGGTCTTGATCGGGGATAGTATTTATTGACTTGAGAACACCTTTTTTTAATTCTAGTATTTTGCCTAAGTAGTGAAGAATACTGTTTTCTATTGAACCAATTAATAAAGCTCCTTTATATTTCCCATAGATCATTTTCCAGTATATGAGCTCAGTTAGTAACTCAATACCATCGAGATAGCTTAGCGAGACAGCCTTGGGGCCCACGAGTTTATTCATGATTCTCTTACCACATTCTTTGTTGGCTGATACCCTGTTTTTGTTCTTTAGCAATTGGTGGTTACCTAAATTATCAAATAACCGTAATAGTGTAACTAATACTTTATAGTGTTGTAATGTAGTAGATATTTCTTGGAGAGATTATTCTGTAGGTGAATATGTGATGGTGAGTCATCCTATAAGAAAGCATGTACTAAATGATATAGAGATCTATGAATATGTTGAGCCAAGGCTGAAGCATCCAGCTTATCTTGTTCTTGGATTACCTGACGCAGGACTTGTTGGTGCTCTTGCTACAAAGTACCTGACTACTAAAATCGAGACAAAAATGTTTGCCGAAATAGATTCGTCAAAATACTTCCAGCCAGTATCGGTTATACATAACGCGTCTCCTATGAGCCCCTTCCGTATATACATTAACAACGATGGTAATGTCTTAGCCTTGGTTGCTGAAGCTCCATTACCTGTACCCTCGGTTTATCCTGTAGCGAAGACAATTGTCGAATATGCGAGTCTCCTAGGTGTTGACTATATTATATCATTGTCGGGAATAGCTGCACCAAATAGACTGGAAATAGAGAAACCGAAAGCATATTGGATTGCAACAACGGATGATGCGGCGGAACTTATGAAGAAAACCGGGCTTGAAACACTGAATGAAGGTTTTGTCGTAGGTCCTTATGCGGTTATCTTAAAAGAAGCTAAAAGGAAAGGCTTGAGGAACATAGCAATATTTGTTGAGTCATTTCTTGATTTCCCTGATCCCGAGGCCTCAGCTGAGGCTCTCAAAGCATTATCGTCTATAACAGGGGTTACTATTGATGTAAGTAAGCTTCTTGAAGAAGCTGAGTTAATAAAACTACAGGCAAGAG contains:
- a CDS encoding proteasome assembly chaperone family protein; this encodes MVSHPIRKHVLNDIEIYEYVEPRLKHPAYLVLGLPDAGLVGALATKYLTTKIETKMFAEIDSSKYFQPVSVIHNASPMSPFRIYINNDGNVLALVAEAPLPVPSVYPVAKTIVEYASLLGVDYIISLSGIAAPNRLEIEKPKAYWIATTDDAAELMKKTGLETLNEGFVVGPYAVILKEAKRKGLRNIAIFVESFLDFPDPEASAEALKALSSITGVTIDVSKLLEEAELIKLQARELMKQTKKAMMQMQKNYEMQMPLMYT